A part of Candidatus Bathyarchaeota archaeon genomic DNA contains:
- a CDS encoding 30S ribosomal protein S11, with amino-acid sequence MSSSGGTVSTAKKTEKWGVAHIYSSYNNTIVHITDLSGAETIARTSGGMFVKADRLESSPYAAMRAATAAAEIAKDKGITAIHIKVRAPGGPGPRTPGPGAQAAIRALARAGFRIGRIEEVTPIPHDGTRRPGGRRGRRV; translated from the coding sequence ATGAGTAGCAGTGGTGGAACCGTGTCCACAGCAAAGAAAACTGAAAAGTGGGGTGTAGCTCACATTTACAGTTCCTACAATAACACAATAGTGCACATAACCGACCTTTCAGGGGCAGAAACCATAGCTCGTACATCTGGGGGAATGTTCGTAAAAGCCGATAGACTGGAGTCTTCGCCATATGCAGCCATGCGTGCAGCCACCGCAGCGGCAGAAATAGCCAAAGACAAAGGGATAACAGCCATCCACATAAAAGTGCGAGCACCAGGAGGACCTGGACCTAGAACACCGGGACCAGGTGCCCAAGCAGCTATAAGGGCCCTCGCACGGGCTGGTTTCCGCATAGGTCGCATAGAAGAGGTTACGCCCATACCTCACGACGGCACACGCAGACCTGGCGGCAGAAGAGGTAGAAGAGTCTAA
- a CDS encoding 30S ribosomal protein S9, with protein MAKRVLVVSGKRKTAIARAIVKPGIGRIRINKTPLEIYEPEIARQKIMEPLIQAGDEVWKQLDIDVKVWGGGYMGQAEAARMAIANALLKWTKSAQLRTAFIEYDRTMVVGDPRRKEPKKFGGPGARARDQKSYR; from the coding sequence ATGGCAAAAAGGGTTTTGGTTGTCAGCGGGAAAAGAAAAACAGCTATAGCAAGAGCCATCGTTAAACCAGGAATAGGTAGAATAAGAATCAATAAAACACCCTTAGAGATCTACGAGCCTGAAATTGCCCGCCAAAAAATAATGGAGCCACTTATCCAGGCTGGAGACGAGGTTTGGAAACAACTGGACATAGACGTAAAAGTATGGGGTGGCGGATACATGGGACAAGCAGAGGCGGCCAGAATGGCCATCGCAAACGCCTTATTGAAATGGACGAAAAGTGCGCAACTGCGAACAGCTTTCATTGAGTATGACAGAACTATGGTTGTTGGAGACCCCAGAAGAAAAGAGCCTAAAAAATTTGGAGGACCCGGTGCGAGAGCGCGAGATCAGAAAAGCTATAGGTAA
- a CDS encoding phosphopyruvate hydratase has protein sequence MSTVIEDVIARKVFNSRGEETIEVDVITNSGFGRASAPAGKSRGKAEVVYFPQGGVDEAIKKVEELVAPELIGLNADFQEEIDRILHEIDNTKDFRIIGGNTAFAVSLANAEAAANSYGIPLFQYLGGYAARELPYPLGNVISGGSHTSGKAPDFQEFLVLPHGADSFIEAAKANITVHRKIGDLLEKKDKLFGHGKSDEGAWTANITNLDALEILTQTCEEVSNEVNFKCSPGVDAAASTLWNGKIKKYVYQREGKELDSGEQLEFIRQIVEKYHLAYIEDPFHEEDYESFAELTKKLKNCLVCGDDLFVTNNERLTHGIKMHAANAVIIKVNQVGTLTDALETIETAKRAGCIPVISHRSGDTCDWHIAHLAVAFKCPIIKTGVVEGARIAKINELIRVEEFLGDRAKMAELRML, from the coding sequence ATGTCCACAGTTATTGAAGACGTTATCGCCAGAAAAGTTTTCAATAGCCGGGGCGAAGAGACAATAGAAGTTGATGTAATCACTAACTCTGGGTTTGGAAGGGCATCCGCTCCAGCCGGAAAAAGCCGCGGCAAAGCCGAGGTTGTATATTTCCCTCAAGGCGGGGTGGATGAGGCAATAAAAAAGGTTGAAGAGCTTGTGGCTCCAGAACTTATAGGATTGAACGCCGACTTTCAAGAGGAAATAGACCGAATTCTTCATGAAATAGACAACACAAAGGATTTTAGGATAATAGGAGGAAACACAGCCTTCGCGGTCTCTTTGGCGAATGCGGAAGCCGCAGCCAATTCTTACGGTATTCCTCTATTCCAGTATTTGGGCGGCTATGCTGCCCGTGAGCTTCCATATCCTCTTGGAAACGTTATTAGTGGTGGAAGCCACACGAGTGGCAAGGCTCCAGACTTTCAAGAGTTTCTGGTTCTACCGCATGGCGCCGACTCCTTCATAGAAGCAGCAAAAGCGAACATCACAGTTCACAGGAAAATTGGAGACCTTCTGGAAAAGAAGGATAAATTGTTCGGCCACGGAAAAAGCGACGAAGGCGCATGGACAGCTAACATCACAAACCTTGATGCATTGGAAATCTTAACACAAACTTGCGAAGAAGTTAGCAATGAAGTTAACTTTAAATGTAGCCCCGGCGTTGACGCAGCAGCGTCCACCCTTTGGAATGGCAAAATTAAAAAGTACGTATATCAGAGGGAAGGCAAAGAACTAGACTCTGGGGAGCAATTAGAGTTTATCCGTCAAATCGTCGAAAAATATCATTTGGCTTACATTGAAGACCCCTTTCATGAGGAAGACTATGAAAGCTTTGCGGAATTGACAAAAAAATTGAAAAACTGTTTGGTTTGCGGAGACGACCTTTTCGTTACAAACAATGAGAGGTTAACCCATGGAATTAAGATGCATGCCGCCAATGCTGTCATAATAAAGGTGAATCAGGTTGGCACCTTAACAGATGCTTTGGAAACAATCGAAACAGCTAAAAGAGCTGGATGTATCCCGGTTATATCTCACCGTTCAGGAGACACCTGTGACTGGCACATAGCTCATTTGGCTGTAGCCTTTAAATGTCCAATCATAAAAACTGGTGTGGTTGAAGGGGCTAGAATAGCGAAGATAAACGAATTAATAAGGGTGGAGGAATTCTTAGGAGACAGAGCTAAAATGGCTGAGCTCCGAATGTTATAA
- the rpsB gene encoding 30S ribosomal protein S2, whose protein sequence is MTAEGEAKKEKFEEETSVSAEEELLLPRDTLLSAGIHIGTRMKTKDMEQFIYRVRPDGLFVLDVKKTDERIRVTAKFLARFNPSRIVAAAARLYAQEPVRKFCELTGATPVIGRFIPGLLSNPLYPNRIEPDVLIVSDPRADFQAVKEAASVGIPVVALCSTDNDFSGVDLVIPTNNKGRRALAVIYWLLARQVLRERGELPPDKDPSLSIEDFEAKISKEEEGS, encoded by the coding sequence TTGACGGCTGAAGGGGAGGCGAAAAAAGAGAAATTCGAGGAAGAAACCAGCGTTAGCGCAGAAGAAGAACTTTTACTACCTCGGGACACGTTGCTGTCAGCTGGGATACACATAGGAACAAGAATGAAAACGAAAGATATGGAACAATTCATATATCGTGTTAGACCAGACGGACTATTTGTGCTAGACGTTAAAAAAACAGATGAACGAATACGGGTTACGGCTAAATTCTTAGCAAGGTTTAACCCTTCTAGAATAGTGGCTGCGGCAGCGAGACTTTACGCTCAAGAACCTGTCAGAAAATTCTGTGAATTGACAGGCGCAACGCCTGTTATAGGGCGTTTTATTCCAGGACTGCTGTCTAACCCTTTATATCCAAACCGTATTGAACCCGACGTTCTAATAGTCTCCGACCCGAGAGCGGACTTTCAAGCCGTAAAAGAGGCTGCTTCTGTTGGTATTCCAGTTGTGGCCTTATGCAGCACTGACAACGATTTTTCCGGAGTGGATTTAGTGATTCCAACAAACAACAAGGGAAGAAGAGCGCTTGCCGTTATATACTGGCTTCTAGCTAGACAAGTGCTTCGTGAAAGAGGAGAGCTTCCACCAGATAAAGATCCATCGCTGTCCATTGAGGATTTTGAGGCTAAGATCTCCAAAGAGGAGGAGGGCAGCTAA
- the rplM gene encoding 50S ribosomal protein L13, with amino-acid sequence MEELKEFTVINADGLILGRMASIIAKRLLKGEKIAVVNAEKAVISGKKKSKVAEAKEFLEVGYPGKGPFHYRRPDRILRKTVRGMLPYKQPKGKQAFKRLRVFIGVPEELKNVKMETIEEAQAKKLTCSYFTLGEFAKEIGWSGE; translated from the coding sequence ATGGAGGAGCTGAAGGAGTTCACGGTGATAAATGCTGACGGACTTATTCTTGGAAGGATGGCAAGTATAATAGCTAAACGCCTTTTAAAAGGCGAGAAAATAGCTGTTGTAAACGCTGAAAAAGCAGTAATTTCCGGCAAAAAGAAAAGCAAGGTGGCAGAGGCAAAGGAATTTCTTGAGGTAGGCTACCCTGGGAAAGGTCCCTTCCACTATAGGAGGCCTGACAGAATTTTGAGAAAAACCGTCAGGGGTATGCTTCCGTATAAACAGCCTAAAGGCAAACAAGCCTTCAAAAGATTAAGGGTTTTCATAGGTGTTCCAGAAGAACTTAAAAATGTAAAGATGGAAACCATTGAGGAGGCTCAAGCCAAAAAGTTAACATGCTCCTACTTTACTCTTGGAGAATTTGCAAAAGAAATAGGCTGGAGCGGAGAGTAA
- a CDS encoding isopentenyl phosphate kinase family protein: MSQAKPTVLKIGGSVITDKSKEMEVRMDAISRLADEILEANLKNLIIVHGGGSFGHPTAQKHAIKEGFKNESQIIGFAETHHVMTVLNGLFMDALIWRGIPAVSVTPSSCIMTKNGRIACFEDAPLRLLMRMGFIPVLYGDAVLDTELGFTILSGDQLTSFLALKFDAEKILIGVDVDGLYDDDPKNNVNAKMFERLTLDELRRVQGKLGVSNVCDVTGGMPNKIAELIPAIEHGIRVLIVNASKPRYLYKALRGEKVKGTIIEKE; this comes from the coding sequence TTGAGTCAAGCTAAACCAACTGTTCTGAAAATAGGTGGTTCAGTTATAACAGATAAAAGTAAAGAAATGGAAGTTAGAATGGATGCAATAAGCCGTCTAGCCGACGAAATACTTGAAGCAAACCTCAAAAACCTGATAATTGTTCACGGTGGGGGAAGTTTCGGTCACCCCACGGCTCAGAAACATGCGATAAAAGAAGGTTTCAAAAACGAAAGCCAAATCATAGGATTCGCGGAAACACACCATGTTATGACAGTGCTTAATGGACTTTTCATGGATGCCCTTATATGGCGGGGCATCCCAGCTGTAAGTGTCACACCGTCTTCCTGTATAATGACGAAAAATGGAAGAATAGCATGTTTTGAAGATGCACCGTTAAGGCTTTTAATGAGGATGGGTTTTATTCCAGTCCTCTACGGGGATGCTGTCCTCGACACCGAACTAGGCTTCACAATATTGTCAGGCGACCAGCTAACCTCTTTCCTGGCTTTAAAATTTGACGCTGAAAAAATTTTGATAGGTGTGGATGTAGACGGCCTATATGACGATGATCCAAAGAATAATGTTAACGCAAAAATGTTTGAACGTTTGACATTAGATGAACTTAGAAGAGTTCAGGGGAAATTAGGTGTTTCAAATGTTTGCGATGTCACTGGTGGTATGCCCAACAAAATTGCAGAGCTTATACCCGCTATAGAGCATGGAATTCGTGTTCTAATAGTTAATGCTTCTAAACCAAGATATCTCTATAAAGCTCTTAGGGGAGAAAAAGTTAAGGGCACAATCATAGAGAAGGAATGA
- the fni gene encoding type 2 isopentenyl-diphosphate Delta-isomerase produces MLAEKTEKRKADHIRIATTHNVQSKKNTTGFEDVHFVHRALPEIDKEKIDTSTTVFNHKFSAPIMVSAITGGTSEARKINAVIATVVEELGLGMGVGSQRAALEDKRLEKTFAIVRKKAPTAFIVANLGGVQLTRGYGIKEVRKAVEMIDADAIAIHLNPLQEAVQPEGETSFRGVLEKIGEIAKELDRPVIVKETGAGIAAEEARKLENVGVKGIDVSGTGGTSFAAVEFFRAKGGRNFHRRRLGEVFWDWGIPTAISVVEVAQTVNIPVIASGGIRSGLDAAKALALGASLAGLAQPVLQAVVEGGVKKTRKVLGFLIEELKNAMFLTGAENPQHLQRVPLIIIGKTAEWLRLRGFDLEAYARRSEIKFEH; encoded by the coding sequence ATGTTGGCTGAGAAAACTGAAAAAAGGAAAGCGGATCATATTAGAATAGCAACAACTCATAACGTGCAGTCGAAGAAGAACACCACGGGATTTGAGGATGTACACTTCGTCCACAGAGCATTGCCGGAAATAGACAAAGAGAAAATAGACACGTCCACTACAGTTTTTAATCATAAGTTTTCGGCGCCAATAATGGTAAGCGCCATAACTGGTGGGACAAGTGAAGCAAGGAAAATAAATGCAGTAATTGCCACGGTTGTCGAGGAGCTTGGTCTTGGGATGGGTGTGGGAAGTCAGAGAGCCGCGCTGGAAGACAAGCGTCTTGAGAAAACCTTTGCAATCGTTAGAAAAAAAGCGCCAACAGCATTTATTGTGGCGAACTTAGGTGGGGTGCAGCTTACTCGTGGATACGGCATTAAAGAGGTACGAAAAGCTGTAGAAATGATCGATGCGGATGCCATTGCAATACATTTAAACCCGCTTCAAGAAGCTGTACAGCCTGAGGGTGAAACAAGCTTTAGGGGCGTCCTTGAAAAGATAGGGGAAATCGCCAAAGAACTTGATAGGCCAGTGATAGTGAAAGAGACTGGTGCCGGGATAGCCGCCGAAGAGGCAAGAAAACTTGAGAACGTAGGTGTAAAGGGCATAGATGTAAGTGGCACTGGTGGCACGAGTTTTGCGGCTGTCGAGTTTTTTCGTGCAAAAGGTGGAAGAAACTTTCACCGTCGAAGATTAGGTGAAGTTTTTTGGGATTGGGGTATACCCACTGCAATAAGCGTGGTTGAAGTAGCTCAAACGGTGAACATCCCAGTTATAGCTTCGGGGGGAATACGCAGCGGATTAGACGCAGCTAAAGCACTGGCTCTTGGAGCAAGCCTTGCAGGTCTTGCTCAGCCAGTTTTGCAAGCGGTTGTTGAAGGAGGTGTTAAGAAAACCAGGAAAGTGTTGGGCTTTCTTATTGAAGAATTAAAGAACGCGATGTTTCTTACAGGAGCTGAAAATCCGCAACATTTACAGAGGGTGCCCCTTATTATAATTGGAAAAACAGCAGAATGGCTGAGATTAAGAGGGTTCGATTTAGAAGCTTACGCCAGAAGGAGCGAAATTAAATTTGAACATTGA
- a CDS encoding DNA-directed RNA polymerase subunit D, whose product MEIKVLGKDENTMSLLIKGVDTPYVNALRRNVLAEVPCMAIDEVVIIENSSVLHDEIIAHRLGLIPLKTDLDGYNLPEECTCKSEFGCNLCRVTLTLDREAKDETVTVYSGELVSENPSIVPISDKIPIVKLAKGQRLRLEAYARLGKGKNHAKWQPVSTCTYKYLPKIEINSQNCDACGECVNICPRKVLTKREGKIEVRELFACTLCNDCADVCPKEPPAIKVEWEKNAFIFNLESTGSLPPERIMVEAVKILEKQLKEFASQIEVQKLERS is encoded by the coding sequence GTGGAAATAAAAGTGTTGGGAAAAGACGAAAACACTATGAGTCTTTTGATAAAAGGAGTGGACACGCCGTATGTCAACGCTTTGAGAAGAAACGTTTTGGCAGAAGTCCCGTGTATGGCGATTGATGAAGTGGTCATTATTGAAAATTCATCCGTGTTACATGATGAGATTATAGCCCACAGACTTGGGCTTATACCATTAAAAACGGATCTTGACGGCTACAATCTTCCAGAAGAATGCACGTGCAAAAGCGAGTTTGGATGCAACCTATGCAGAGTCACCCTCACATTGGATCGAGAAGCGAAAGATGAAACAGTGACGGTGTATTCCGGTGAACTTGTTTCTGAAAACCCAAGCATAGTGCCAATAAGCGATAAAATCCCAATTGTTAAACTTGCAAAAGGGCAAAGGCTGAGGCTTGAAGCCTACGCAAGACTGGGGAAAGGCAAAAACCACGCTAAGTGGCAACCTGTCTCTACATGCACATACAAGTATCTACCAAAGATAGAGATTAACAGCCAAAACTGTGACGCCTGTGGAGAATGCGTTAACATCTGCCCCAGAAAAGTCCTAACAAAAAGGGAGGGCAAAATAGAAGTTCGCGAGTTATTTGCTTGTACCTTATGCAATGACTGTGCTGATGTCTGTCCAAAAGAACCTCCGGCAATAAAAGTTGAATGGGAGAAAAATGCTTTCATATTCAACTTGGAATCCACCGGGAGCCTTCCACCAGAGAGAATAATGGTTGAAGCTGTGAAAATTTTGGAGAAACAACTGAAAGAATTTGCATCCCAAATCGAGGTGCAAAAGCTTGAAAGAAGTTAA
- the mvk gene encoding mevalonate kinase, translating into MGAAVASAPAKVIIFGEHFVVYGEPAIVLAIDKRAYARVETRQDKKLLICSQNLGLSAFFENSNIKVEKGEPREAKMKLEPIRCAVEKVLEKTGEKVGLTVEVNSTVPVAAGLGSSAAVAAAVAAAVSAVLNIKMSKEDVFRIALEAEKIMHGTPSGVDPAISTFGGTMLFQLDTGFKPLEVKTEVPLVIGNTGVERSTRVQVEKVRELKYKYPQIVEPMMRAAREIVLQAIEALKKGDLETLGELMNINHALLYGLGVSDESLEWLINTAKKAGALGAKLTGAGGGGCMIALAYKDKLNKVLEAVQRAGANAFIAKKTDEGVRIESS; encoded by the coding sequence ATGGGGGCGGCTGTTGCTTCAGCTCCGGCAAAAGTAATCATTTTCGGAGAGCACTTCGTTGTTTACGGTGAACCAGCCATCGTCTTAGCTATCGATAAAAGAGCTTACGCTAGAGTGGAAACTAGACAGGATAAAAAGTTACTTATATGTTCACAAAATCTTGGCTTGTCAGCCTTTTTTGAAAACAGCAACATCAAAGTGGAAAAAGGAGAACCCCGAGAAGCTAAAATGAAACTTGAACCAATAAGATGCGCTGTAGAAAAAGTCTTAGAAAAAACTGGAGAAAAAGTTGGCTTAACCGTAGAAGTCAATTCGACAGTACCAGTTGCCGCTGGTTTAGGTTCATCTGCAGCCGTAGCTGCTGCCGTTGCAGCAGCGGTCAGTGCGGTGTTAAACATTAAAATGTCAAAAGAAGATGTTTTCCGTATAGCCCTCGAGGCTGAAAAAATTATGCACGGCACCCCCTCCGGCGTTGATCCTGCAATATCGACTTTTGGTGGAACAATGCTATTTCAATTGGACACGGGGTTTAAACCCCTTGAGGTTAAAACTGAAGTACCCCTTGTTATTGGCAACACGGGTGTTGAAAGGTCAACTCGTGTGCAAGTTGAAAAAGTTCGCGAGTTGAAGTATAAGTATCCGCAAATTGTTGAGCCAATGATGCGGGCTGCCCGCGAAATAGTTTTACAAGCTATTGAAGCCTTGAAAAAAGGAGACCTGGAAACTCTCGGTGAATTAATGAACATAAACCACGCGTTGTTATATGGCTTGGGAGTTTCAGATGAATCTCTGGAGTGGCTGATAAACACAGCCAAAAAAGCCGGGGCATTAGGCGCAAAACTAACCGGAGCGGGTGGTGGCGGCTGCATGATAGCCCTAGCATATAAAGATAAACTTAACAAAGTTCTGGAGGCTGTTCAGAGAGCCGGAGCCAACGCCTTCATAGCTAAAAAGACAGATGAAGGGGTTAGAATTGAGTCAAGCTAA
- a CDS encoding DNA-directed RNA polymerase subunit N — protein MIIPVRCFTCGKLIGDKWEEFARRVKTGEDASDVLDSLGIKRYCCRRMLLSHVEIIDEVLRFYREAEKRKEARNYYYQE, from the coding sequence ATGATCATACCTGTAAGATGTTTCACATGTGGCAAACTTATTGGAGATAAGTGGGAGGAGTTTGCGCGGAGAGTAAAAACTGGTGAGGATGCTAGCGACGTTTTAGACAGCTTGGGAATTAAGAGGTATTGTTGTCGTCGTATGCTTCTCTCTCATGTTGAAATTATAGATGAGGTTTTACGTTTTTATAGAGAGGCTGAGAAGAGAAAGGAGGCTAGAAACTACTATTACCAAGAGTAA
- the amrB gene encoding AmmeMemoRadiSam system protein B, which yields MARVRYPCQAGAFYAGTAEALKRQIEKCFLHELGPGKIPSVAEAGARHIIGLVCPHAGYMYSGPVAAHAYYSLALDGKPDVVVLFGPNHTGYGSALAIMNEGVWRTPLGDVEVDADTADQIVRESRIVDVDEVAHRYEHSIEVQLPFLQYLFGSRFRIVPICFLMQDLHSSMEVGQATAKVLAGKNAVIIASSDMTHYEPHKVAERKDKLALQAVEKMDEAKFYSIIEEHRITACGYGPIAALITAAKVLGVKEAKLLCYKTSGDVSGDYSAVVGYAAMQFTK from the coding sequence GTGGCTAGGGTTCGATACCCATGTCAGGCTGGAGCCTTCTATGCTGGAACAGCTGAAGCCTTAAAAAGACAGATTGAGAAATGCTTTCTGCATGAACTTGGGCCTGGAAAGATTCCATCCGTTGCCGAGGCTGGAGCTCGACATATAATCGGGCTTGTTTGTCCTCATGCGGGGTACATGTATTCTGGTCCGGTCGCAGCCCATGCGTATTACAGTTTGGCGTTGGATGGTAAACCAGACGTCGTGGTTCTTTTTGGGCCTAATCACACGGGTTATGGAAGCGCCCTAGCCATCATGAATGAAGGTGTTTGGCGCACCCCCCTTGGTGACGTTGAAGTTGATGCTGATACAGCTGACCAGATTGTAAGGGAGTCCCGCATTGTAGATGTCGACGAGGTTGCTCATCGTTATGAACATTCAATTGAAGTCCAACTTCCTTTTTTGCAGTATCTTTTCGGTTCAAGATTTAGGATTGTGCCCATCTGCTTTTTAATGCAGGATTTACACTCCTCTATGGAGGTTGGACAGGCTACGGCTAAAGTTTTGGCTGGGAAAAACGCTGTGATAATCGCTTCTTCGGATATGACTCACTACGAGCCGCATAAAGTGGCGGAACGAAAGGACAAGCTTGCCCTTCAAGCTGTCGAAAAAATGGATGAAGCGAAGTTTTATTCGATCATCGAAGAACATCGAATCACCGCGTGTGGCTACGGCCCTATAGCTGCTCTCATCACGGCTGCAAAGGTTTTAGGGGTGAAAGAAGCAAAATTATTATGTTACAAAACCAGTGGAGATGTTAGTGGCGACTACTCAGCCGTTGTTGGGTATGCCGCCATGCAATTTACAAAATAG
- a CDS encoding polyprenyl synthetase family protein: MNIEKLLEEKASIINRAIEKYIPRIFSKEALIFKINQPRYSYNIGALNKAIAEPVWEFLDRGGKRWRPTLFLLICEALGKNSEEYVDYAIIPEVVHNGTLIIDDIEDSSEYRRGKPCTYKIYGLDIALNAGNTMYYLPLLPLMENRDKIGCEKLAKVYEIYVQEMINLSLGQAMDITWHRGLANADQISEEDYLQMCAYKTGTLARMAAKIAAVLADADDELVEKLGIFAESIGIAFQIQDDILDLVGEEFAEKKGGRGQDITEGKRTLMVIHTLKVANAKDRKRLIEILKMHTSDQKLRDEAIAIMQKYGSIEYAKNFARKILEESWKSVDELLPRSEAKEKLNAFARFLIERKI, translated from the coding sequence TTGAACATTGAAAAACTGTTAGAAGAAAAAGCTTCCATCATAAATAGGGCTATTGAAAAGTATATTCCAAGAATATTTTCCAAGGAGGCGCTAATCTTCAAAATCAACCAGCCCAGATACTCTTACAACATAGGAGCGCTAAACAAGGCTATAGCTGAACCTGTATGGGAATTTCTAGATAGGGGCGGAAAACGCTGGCGTCCTACTCTGTTTTTGTTGATATGCGAAGCGTTAGGCAAAAATTCAGAGGAGTATGTGGACTACGCCATAATTCCAGAGGTTGTTCACAACGGAACCCTGATCATTGACGACATTGAAGATTCATCTGAATACCGCAGAGGAAAACCTTGCACCTACAAGATTTATGGCTTAGACATAGCCCTAAACGCTGGAAACACTATGTATTACTTGCCACTTTTGCCTTTGATGGAAAATAGGGATAAAATAGGCTGCGAAAAACTGGCCAAAGTGTACGAAATATACGTACAGGAGATGATAAACCTAAGTCTTGGACAAGCCATGGACATAACATGGCACAGAGGACTAGCAAATGCTGACCAAATAAGCGAAGAAGATTATCTGCAGATGTGTGCTTACAAAACAGGGACTCTGGCGAGAATGGCTGCAAAAATCGCCGCAGTGCTTGCCGACGCTGACGACGAGCTTGTTGAAAAGCTTGGAATATTTGCTGAAAGCATTGGCATAGCCTTCCAAATTCAAGATGACATTTTAGACTTAGTTGGAGAAGAGTTTGCAGAAAAGAAAGGCGGCCGCGGGCAAGATATAACCGAGGGAAAGCGCACATTAATGGTCATCCACACTTTAAAAGTTGCAAACGCCAAAGATAGAAAGCGTCTTATCGAAATTCTTAAAATGCACACTTCAGACCAAAAGCTAAGAGATGAGGCGATAGCAATAATGCAAAAATATGGCTCAATAGAATATGCCAAAAATTTTGCGAGAAAAATCTTGGAAGAAAGTTGGAAAAGTGTGGATGAACTTCTTCCAAGATCAGAGGCAAAAGAAAAGTTAAACGCCTTCGCAAGATTTCTCATTGAGAGAAAAATATAA
- a CDS encoding 30S ribosomal protein S4, translating to MGDPKKQKKKYETPRFPWRTDVLQEELKLLGQYGLRNKRELWRHKTMLSKFRGIARSLIGKPPEERKKMEEELLSRLKKLGIIHETAVLDDVLDLTVEDILERRLQTIVFRKGLAKTIYQARQLITHGHIVIGGQRVTVPSYLVTREEDKVGYSPDSPLANPNHPIRQIIAVTPAVTAKEGKSETVRGEE from the coding sequence ATGGGCGATCCTAAAAAACAGAAGAAAAAGTATGAAACTCCACGCTTTCCATGGCGTACGGATGTTTTGCAAGAAGAGCTTAAACTTTTGGGGCAGTATGGTTTAAGGAATAAACGCGAATTATGGCGTCATAAAACTATGCTCTCAAAGTTTAGAGGTATAGCCCGCTCACTTATAGGTAAACCTCCCGAGGAAAGGAAAAAAATGGAGGAAGAACTACTATCTCGTTTAAAAAAACTGGGCATAATTCATGAAACAGCGGTTTTAGACGACGTTCTCGACTTGACTGTTGAGGATATCCTTGAACGTCGCCTTCAAACAATAGTTTTCAGAAAAGGACTGGCTAAAACAATCTATCAAGCTCGCCAACTCATAACTCATGGGCACATAGTTATAGGAGGACAGCGTGTAACAGTGCCGAGTTACTTGGTAACGAGAGAAGAAGATAAGGTGGGTTATTCACCTGACAGTCCATTGGCTAACCCGAACCATCCAATACGCCAAATAATTGCAGTTACTCCGGCAGTCACGGCAAAAGAGGGAAAATCTGAAACGGTGAGAGGTGAAGAGTGA
- a CDS encoding 50S ribosomal protein L18e gives MKEVKATNPELVELIRFLKRQSREQKAAIWKTIAEKLAAARRRRIAVNISRINRYTDKNETVVVPGKVLGAGELNHPVTVAAFAFSEKAKHKIENAKGKCLTIHELVKKNPKGSNVKIIG, from the coding sequence TTGAAAGAAGTTAAAGCGACAAATCCGGAGCTTGTAGAACTTATTCGCTTTCTTAAGAGGCAAAGCCGCGAACAAAAAGCGGCAATATGGAAAACTATAGCTGAGAAACTGGCGGCTGCTAGGAGACGACGAATAGCCGTTAACATAAGTCGAATAAACCGGTACACCGACAAGAACGAGACTGTTGTTGTTCCCGGCAAGGTTTTAGGCGCAGGTGAGTTAAACCATCCAGTAACGGTTGCAGCCTTCGCTTTCTCGGAAAAGGCTAAACATAAAATAGAGAATGCAAAGGGAAAATGTCTCACCATACATGAGCTTGTCAAGAAAAATCCGAAAGGTTCAAATGTCAAGATTATAGGGTGA